A stretch of the Desulfobaculum bizertense DSM 18034 genome encodes the following:
- a CDS encoding manganese-dependent inorganic pyrophosphatase, whose protein sequence is MRMLVFGHMNPDTDTIVSAIAYADLASKRGFEAKAVAQGEVNPESAFVLDKFGLTAPEVVTSVAGQKVAIVDTTELTQLPADIAEAEVLAVTDHHKLGDLSTANPLEMWVWPAGCTCTVLKNMYDFYGVEVPKGIAGAMLCAILSDTVMFKSVTCTPADKKAVEELAKIAGVSEPMDLGMEMFKVKSAVDGTPMRDLVFRDYKDFDMGGHGVGIGQLEVVDLDILKPYVDGLYEEIQKVKEEKGHHTIMLMLTDIMKEGTEMLYVSDDKDVFKKSFGIEAGDRSFWLQGCMSRKKQVVPDFQSKAFA, encoded by the coding sequence ATGAGAATGTTAGTTTTTGGTCATATGAATCCCGATACTGATACGATCGTTTCCGCTATCGCTTACGCCGACCTGGCAAGCAAGCGCGGCTTTGAAGCTAAAGCAGTTGCTCAGGGTGAAGTGAACCCCGAAAGCGCTTTTGTTCTCGACAAATTTGGTCTGACAGCTCCCGAAGTTGTGACTTCCGTTGCTGGCCAGAAAGTCGCTATCGTCGACACCACCGAGCTGACTCAGCTTCCTGCTGACATCGCAGAAGCAGAAGTCCTCGCCGTGACCGACCATCACAAACTCGGCGATCTCAGCACCGCTAACCCGCTTGAGATGTGGGTCTGGCCCGCAGGCTGTACCTGCACCGTGCTGAAAAATATGTATGATTTTTACGGTGTGGAAGTGCCTAAGGGCATCGCAGGTGCTATGCTCTGTGCTATCCTTTCCGATACCGTTATGTTCAAATCCGTGACCTGCACACCTGCTGACAAGAAGGCTGTTGAAGAACTCGCCAAGATCGCTGGTGTCTCCGAGCCTATGGACCTCGGCATGGAAATGTTCAAAGTGAAGAGCGCTGTCGACGGCACCCCCATGCGCGACCTCGTCTTCCGTGACTACAAAGATTTCGACATGGGCGGACACGGCGTTGGTATCGGTCAGCTCGAAGTTGTTGACCTCGACATCCTTAAGCCTTACGTGGACGGCCTCTACGAGGAAATCCAGAAAGTTAAGGAAGAAAAAGGCCATCACACCATCATGCTGATGCTTACCGACATCATGAAAGAAGGCACTGAGATGCTTTACGTCTCCGACGACAAAGACGTCTTCAAGAAATCTTTCGGCATCGAAGCTGGCGATCGCTCCTTCTGGCTGCAGGGCTGCATGTCCCGCAAAAAGCAGGTCGTGCCGGACTTCCAGAGCAAGGCTTTCGCATAA
- a CDS encoding PTS sugar transporter subunit IIB, translated as MFWVRVDNRLVHGQIIETWLPFTKSRWLLVANDALASDDLRQEIMGLAIPHGIETRFVAVEGLPNLVRELFGTEAEPDALILFANCEDARRAHEHGLGMATLNLGNLHYGPGKEQLCAHVALSDEDCQCLGYFASSGVELDFRCIPSEPVQVRRTW; from the coding sequence ATGTTTTGGGTGCGCGTAGATAACAGGCTTGTTCATGGGCAGATTATTGAGACTTGGCTCCCTTTCACCAAGAGTCGCTGGCTCCTTGTGGCGAATGATGCGCTTGCGTCTGACGATCTACGTCAGGAAATTATGGGACTTGCCATCCCTCATGGTATCGAAACTCGATTCGTGGCCGTGGAAGGCTTGCCGAACCTTGTTCGGGAGCTTTTTGGAACAGAAGCTGAGCCTGATGCGCTTATTCTTTTCGCGAACTGTGAAGATGCCCGCCGTGCGCATGAGCATGGGTTAGGCATGGCAACGCTTAATTTAGGGAATCTTCACTATGGGCCGGGAAAAGAGCAGCTCTGCGCACATGTCGCTCTTTCCGATGAAGACTGTCAGTGTCTTGGATATTTTGCGTCTTCTGGTGTTGAACTGGATTTTCGGTGTATTCCAAGTGAACCCGTTCAAGTGAGGCGAACATGGTAG
- a CDS encoding PTS sugar transporter subunit IIC: MSRFAFNIGLLERPMVQGLVWGLIFGDLHLALSVSAVFELFWLDLIPAGTFIPPNTAISNLAALSTIYFLGLTSPDQAVVPIILAMPLSWVVARLEHVQRYWQNSSYNALLRDVKSASKKYSPARFVRKSIIQSVALYFVIFEACAIGLIVIMSLLRLHGFHVLPQHQLGWGHLWMAASFGPLLSLRLTKAYTFLIIAVCGIAAAGFFELWNPLEITIP, encoded by the coding sequence CTGAGTCGCTTTGCCTTTAACATCGGGCTGCTTGAGCGTCCGATGGTACAGGGGCTTGTGTGGGGGCTTATTTTTGGAGACCTCCATCTCGCGCTCTCTGTTTCTGCGGTCTTTGAGCTGTTCTGGCTTGACCTTATCCCCGCAGGAACCTTTATTCCCCCCAATACCGCTATTTCAAATCTGGCGGCATTATCGACAATTTATTTTTTAGGACTCACAAGCCCTGATCAGGCTGTGGTTCCTATTATTTTGGCAATGCCCCTGAGTTGGGTGGTTGCCCGGCTTGAGCATGTGCAGCGCTATTGGCAGAATTCTTCCTACAATGCTTTGCTGCGTGACGTAAAAAGTGCGTCGAAGAAGTATTCTCCAGCTCGTTTTGTCAGGAAATCAATTATTCAGTCTGTCGCGCTATACTTTGTGATTTTTGAAGCTTGTGCCATCGGCCTTATCGTCATTATGAGCCTGTTGCGTCTTCATGGTTTTCATGTTTTGCCGCAGCATCAGCTTGGGTGGGGGCATCTTTGGATGGCTGCGAGCTTCGGCCCGCTTCTCTCCCTGCGGCTCACAAAAGCCTATACTTTTTTGATTATTGCCGTGTGCGGCATCGCTGCGGCTGGCTTTTTTGAGCTGTGGAACCCGCTTGAAATCACCATTCCATAA